The Pantoea trifolii nucleotide sequence GGGATTAATGCGTAATGCTACTGACCAACGCATCCTGACCGGAGATCATCACGCAGTTGCGCCCGGCATTTTTCGCCTGATAGAGCGCGGCATCGGCCTGTTTAAGACTCTGCTCCTGCGAACCACTTTCCGGCTGCCAGTCGGCAATGCCCACCGACAGCGTGACATTGCCGACCTGATCGATCCAGTTTTCCGCGATGCTGATGCGCACACGCTCGGCCAGAATACGCGCATCTTCGACCGAGGTCGCAGGCAGCAGCATCAGGAACTCTTCCCCGCCGCTACGGCACACCACATCGGTTTGACGTGCGCTGCCGCGTAAGGTTCGCGCCACATGTTTAATGACGTCATCACCCACGTCATGACCAAAGGTATCGTTGACCCGTTTGAAGTGATCGATATCCAGCGCCAGCACCGAGAACGGTTGGCGCATAGTGGTGAAGTAGTCAAGCACCGCGCTCAGGCCACGGCGGTTAAGCAGATTGGTCATGGGATCGCTCTGCACTTCCGATTTCAGGCGACCAATTTTGTCCTGCACTAAACCAATGCCGGTAAGCAGCGCGCGTTTGACCTGCGCCGCTTCGAAATACCAGGCGCGAATGCCGCCAATCTCGCTCGACACACCTTGTGAATCCATCTGGCTGGCTTTACGCGCCAGCTGCCACAGCGGCAGCGCAATCAGTCGCGCCAGAATCACCGCCACCAGCAAGGTCAGCAGCGCAAACGGCACCGAGTTTTTCAACACTTTCAGCAGTAAGCCGGTGAGCGGCGCCAGTGTGACATCAGTCGGTTTTAACGCCACCACCATCCAGCCGGTGGTGGGCACGATGGCGTAACCGGCCAGCTTAGGTACGTTCTCTTCTGTCAGTTGCACTTCACCGTTGGTTTTCTCTTCGCGCTGGCGATCGCTGACGATGCCCGGCACGCTTTTGCCAATGAGCTGGCTGTTCTGGTGATAGAGCACCTGATTATTGCGATCCAGCACGTAAACATGCGTGCCATCGCGATAGAACTGCTCGCCGAGCAGCGCGTTGAGGATGCTTTTCTTCTTCAGGTAGATGGTGCCGCCGACGTAGCCAAGGTAGCGTCCGTCTTTGCTCCAGATCGGCCAGGAGACAAACACAATCAGGTTATTGGCGGCGGAAATGCTGGGTCTGCTGACCATCGGCTGACGCTGCGCCAGTGCTTCACGCGAAGCCTGGCTGGTCAGCTGCATGCCTTTTAGCATCAGCGATTCGGGTGAAATGGCTTTCACGATGCCGTTGCTGTCCACAACGGCCACCGAGTTAAAGCTGTTGGTTTGCTCACGCAGGCGATTCACCTCCTGCTGCGACAGATCGGCATTATCAAAATCATTACCCAACTGTGTCGCGCTGTAGTGCAGCTGCGACTGAGCCAGCTGAAAGAAGACCTCGGTGGTCGCCGCCAGTTTGGTGGCGTAGGCGCGATTGGCTTCGAGTGTACTTTCGATCAGGACCATACGTTGCACGCGCCAGGTGGCGTACAGGGTGTTGGCGAGCGTGATGACGATGCTGGTGATCGCCAATAGCGCGATCAGCGTTCGCAGGTCAGTTTTTGGCCGCAGGCGCATTAGCATGGCGCGCCGGCCTTAGTGGATAGATTCATCAATATGTGTGCCTGACAGTCTTGTTATTGTTGGATGCACTTGCCCTGGTGAGCTAACGGGCGATTGTACACCCACAACTCAAATTGAGCACGAAGCATCCTGTCAGCCACACAGATTTCTTTCTCTGCGCTGGCGCTAATCGATCAAACCATTGGCATCGTAAAACGGCCACGGACCGGGATAATCGCCGATGGCACACAAATGGGTGCTCATGCCCTGCTGCGCATGCCAGCGATGCAGCAAGAAGCCCGGCGGCTCCAGCACAAAATTGGCTGGGCCATTTTCGGCGAGATCAAACGCCACCTGATGCGATACGCCCGGCGCCACACAGGCCAGGGTACCGGCAAAACGTGCCTGCACTGAGCGATGCAGATGGCCGCTGAGCACGCGTTCCACCTGCGGATGACGCTGGATAATCGCCGCCAGCGCCGCCGGATTGCGCAGCGGTTGGTTATCCATATGTTCTATGCCGCAGAGAAACGGTGGATGATGCAGCATCACCAGCGTCGGCAAATGCGGCTGGCGCTGCAACTGCTCATCAAGCCAGTGCAACTGCGCTTCATCCACATAGCCCCACGGCTGCTGCGGCACGCTGGAATCAAGCGCCAGCAGTTGCACCCCTTTCACTTGCATCTGCCAGTTCAGGGTTTCACCGCGCTGCAGATAGTGATGATCTGGAAACGCCGCACGCAGCGCCTGGCGATCGTCGTGATTGCCTGGCATCAGCAGAAACGGCAGTTGCAGCTGGCGCAGCGCCTGCTTCAACGTTTGATACTCTTCTGCCGTGCCGAAATCGACCAGATCGCCGGTGATCACCACCCTGTCGGGGCGCGGCGAAAGGCGGTTTAGCGTCTCGATAACCCGCAGCAGCGCGGCTTGGGTGTCGACTTTTTTGTAGGACAAACGGCCGTTGGCCTTGATGTGTAAATCGCTGATTTGTGCGATTAGCGTCATTGCTTCAGACACGAATTTTTTCCTTTGGATATTCAATGCTAGTCGGTCGCCATTAATGGCGACCCTACGACGGTACATAGATTTATGGCGACCGGACCGATTATGAAAACTGCAGCGCAGCGTCCTGCGCCAGCGCCCAGCTCACCGCTTGTCCGGCATGCCAGGCTTCACGCGCGTGGCGATCCACCTGAATCGGTGTGGCCAGCCCGATATCGATCATCAGCCGCTGCGACGCGCCCAAAAAGGTGCTGGCGACAATAAAGCCCTGGCGCTGATAGCGATCATCGCTGGCCAGCAGCACATCTTCCGGACGGCAGAAACGCTGCGGATTGCCGCGTGTATCGACATCCACGCAGTTAATCGCGCCAACAAAATCGGCGACAAATTTTGATGCCGGATGCTGATAGATGTTCTGCGGCGTATCGATTTGCACCAAACGTCCCTGCTCCATCACCGCAATACGGTCGCCGAGCGCCATCGCTTCCTGTTGATCGTGCGTCACGTAGACTGCGGTGATCGCCAGCTTCTTCAGCAGCGCGCCGATCTCCAGACGCAGACGATCGCGCAGGCGCGCATCCAATGCCGCCAGCGGCTCATCAAACAGTAGCACTTTAGGCCGCGCAGCTAATGCGCGCGCCAGCGCCACGCGCTGCTTCTGCCCGCCGGAGAGTTTGTCGATGCGGCGCTGTGCCAGCGCGGTGAGATCCACCAGCGCCAGCATCTCCTGCACGCGCGCTTCGCGTTCGGCACGCGCCACGCCCTGCACTTTCAGACCGTACGCTACGTTCTCGGCCACATTGAGATTCGGGAACAGCGCGTAGTTCTGGAACACCATGCCGACGTTGCGTTTTTCAATCGGCAACGCGGTAACGTTGCGATCGTCAAACCACACTTCGCCGCCGACGTCGCAGCTCTCCAGCCCACTGATAATGCGCAGCGTGGTGGTTTTGCCACAGCCAGACGGCCCCAGCAGCACCAGCGTTTCGCCGGCATGAACGGTGAGATCGAGCGGTTGCAGCGCCTGATGATGATTAAAGTGACGTGCGCAGCCGCGCAGCGTCACGGTAACGGCCGCAGGATTCATGCTGCCTCCTTGTGTTGGCGCGAAACCGCGCGGTTAAGCCAGTGATTCACGGCATTAAGCATCAGCAGCAGCGGCAGAATCATCAGAATGAAAATCAGCGTATAGGCGGAACCCACTTCCAG carries:
- a CDS encoding phosphodiesterase, which gives rise to MTLIAQISDLHIKANGRLSYKKVDTQAALLRVIETLNRLSPRPDRVVITGDLVDFGTAEEYQTLKQALRQLQLPFLLMPGNHDDRQALRAAFPDHHYLQRGETLNWQMQVKGVQLLALDSSVPQQPWGYVDEAQLHWLDEQLQRQPHLPTLVMLHHPPFLCGIEHMDNQPLRNPAALAAIIQRHPQVERVLSGHLHRSVQARFAGTLACVAPGVSHQVAFDLAENGPANFVLEPPGFLLHRWHAQQGMSTHLCAIGDYPGPWPFYDANGLID
- a CDS encoding ABC transporter ATP-binding protein, whose protein sequence is MNPAAVTVTLRGCARHFNHHQALQPLDLTVHAGETLVLLGPSGCGKTTTLRIISGLESCDVGGEVWFDDRNVTALPIEKRNVGMVFQNYALFPNLNVAENVAYGLKVQGVARAEREARVQEMLALVDLTALAQRRIDKLSGGQKQRVALARALAARPKVLLFDEPLAALDARLRDRLRLEIGALLKKLAITAVYVTHDQQEAMALGDRIAVMEQGRLVQIDTPQNIYQHPASKFVADFVGAINCVDVDTRGNPQRFCRPEDVLLASDDRYQRQGFIVASTFLGASQRLMIDIGLATPIQVDRHAREAWHAGQAVSWALAQDAALQFS
- a CDS encoding sensor domain-containing diguanylate cyclase, which encodes MLMRLRPKTDLRTLIALLAITSIVITLANTLYATWRVQRMVLIESTLEANRAYATKLAATTEVFFQLAQSQLHYSATQLGNDFDNADLSQQEVNRLREQTNSFNSVAVVDSNGIVKAISPESLMLKGMQLTSQASREALAQRQPMVSRPSISAANNLIVFVSWPIWSKDGRYLGYVGGTIYLKKKSILNALLGEQFYRDGTHVYVLDRNNQVLYHQNSQLIGKSVPGIVSDRQREEKTNGEVQLTEENVPKLAGYAIVPTTGWMVVALKPTDVTLAPLTGLLLKVLKNSVPFALLTLLVAVILARLIALPLWQLARKASQMDSQGVSSEIGGIRAWYFEAAQVKRALLTGIGLVQDKIGRLKSEVQSDPMTNLLNRRGLSAVLDYFTTMRQPFSVLALDIDHFKRVNDTFGHDVGDDVIKHVARTLRGSARQTDVVCRSGGEEFLMLLPATSVEDARILAERVRISIAENWIDQVGNVTLSVGIADWQPESGSQEQSLKQADAALYQAKNAGRNCVMISGQDALVSSITH